One genomic window of Geodermatophilus sp. DSM 44513 includes the following:
- a CDS encoding SpoIIE family protein phosphatase: protein MGQWTDDAGEVDRQAGLLRALFAGDAVGMAAGSGEAITQANDELLRILGRSRADVDAGLAWPAITPTDHAERDAGGVDDVRRTGSAVVQKDFLRPDGSRTPVLAAVAAVSWNPYEWVAVVIDLSQQERLRRLVQSEAAIVSTLLEDAPVGFALIDPDLRFVRINRELAAMNGFPVAEHEGRSVFDLLPDLRAEAEPLLRHVLETGEPLRDVEIVGTTPADPGHSHTWLESFFPVRVPQGPTIGVAAVARDVTAVRRLEQELTATLDRQRQVLHELQTSVLPELPDVPGVDLAARYLGASQEVHLGGDWFDVFTAPDGRLVLAVGDVVGHGPAAVGLMARLSGAVRAYAGDGRAPAEVLAGLNRLLDHSLAPAMASAAMVFLDVASGEVEYASAGHPHPLLCGRSDAPEVMDRAQGRMLGASADSAYPTGHATLVDGATVLLYTDGLVERRGQTLDEGMARLTAAVTEHCGTGRDAGRLVHAVVEHSHTALDRDDDVCVLAARRVSGPQSPPASA, encoded by the coding sequence GTGGGGCAGTGGACCGACGATGCGGGTGAGGTCGACCGTCAGGCAGGGCTGCTCCGGGCACTGTTCGCCGGTGACGCCGTCGGGATGGCGGCCGGCTCCGGAGAGGCGATCACCCAGGCCAACGACGAGCTGCTGCGCATCCTCGGTCGCAGCCGGGCGGACGTCGACGCCGGGCTCGCGTGGCCGGCCATCACGCCGACCGACCACGCCGAGCGGGATGCCGGAGGGGTGGACGACGTCCGCCGCACCGGGTCGGCGGTGGTGCAGAAGGACTTCCTGCGGCCGGACGGCAGCCGCACCCCGGTCCTGGCGGCCGTGGCCGCGGTGAGCTGGAACCCCTACGAGTGGGTCGCCGTCGTCATCGACCTCAGCCAGCAGGAACGCCTGCGCCGACTGGTGCAGTCGGAGGCCGCCATCGTCTCCACCCTCCTGGAGGACGCCCCGGTCGGCTTCGCCCTCATCGACCCGGACCTGCGCTTCGTCCGCATCAACCGGGAACTGGCCGCCATGAACGGCTTTCCCGTCGCCGAGCACGAGGGCCGGTCGGTGTTCGACCTGCTGCCCGATCTGCGGGCGGAGGCCGAGCCCCTGCTGCGGCACGTCCTGGAGACCGGCGAGCCGCTGCGGGACGTCGAGATCGTGGGCACCACGCCCGCGGACCCCGGTCACAGCCACACCTGGCTGGAGTCCTTCTTCCCCGTGCGCGTGCCCCAGGGGCCGACCATCGGCGTGGCCGCGGTCGCTCGGGACGTCACGGCGGTGCGCCGCCTCGAGCAGGAGCTGACCGCCACGCTGGACCGCCAGCGGCAGGTCCTGCACGAGTTGCAGACCAGCGTGCTCCCGGAGCTGCCCGACGTCCCGGGGGTGGACCTGGCCGCGCGCTACCTCGGCGCCTCGCAGGAGGTGCACCTGGGCGGCGACTGGTTCGACGTGTTCACCGCTCCCGATGGGCGCCTGGTCCTGGCCGTCGGCGACGTCGTGGGCCACGGACCAGCTGCCGTCGGGCTGATGGCGCGGCTCAGTGGTGCCGTGCGCGCGTATGCCGGCGACGGCCGGGCTCCCGCGGAGGTGCTGGCTGGTCTCAACCGGCTGCTGGACCACTCGCTGGCCCCGGCCATGGCCAGTGCCGCGATGGTCTTCCTCGACGTGGCCTCCGGCGAGGTGGAGTACGCCAGTGCCGGTCATCCCCACCCGCTGCTGTGTGGACGCAGCGACGCACCCGAGGTGATGGACCGCGCCCAGGGACGGATGCTCGGCGCCAGCGCGGACTCGGCATACCCGACCGGGCACGCCACCCTGGTCGATGGTGCGACGGTGCTGCTGTACACCGATGGCCTCGTCGAGCGGCGCGGCCAGACCCTGGACGAGGGCATGGCCCGCCTCACCGCCGCCGTCACCGAGCACTGCGGGACCGGCAGGGACGCCGGGCGACTCGTCCACGCGGTGGTCGAGCACAGCCACACGGCCCTCGACCGGGACGACGACGTCTGTGTCCTGGCCGCCCGGAGGGTCAGCGGTCCGCAGTCGCCGCCCGCCAGCGCCTGA
- a CDS encoding methyl-accepting chemotaxis protein, giving the protein MSDTLSPSSSPALRRSWWGDRGVKVKVLTAVIVAALVATVIGVLGLQALSSAAGRTQHIYEVNLKGVSAITGVRGTTKDFRVAVRDAVLAADPAAAQKAVDRLTELEQGFETKLQQYTDYTAPAPGSEKQALVAEIGTAFAGYLDVARTELTPLALVKDYAGWVAANTTKAKPLADRVEEAATALVAMEDAEAAAAAQAAASAATAQRTTSIVLLLAGIALATGLGLVVASGIARATRRVQDVAEALAAGDLTRTSGLTTRDELGRMGASLDTAVTGLRELMASVVSSADAVAASSEELSASSAQISASAEETSAQSGVVSGAAEEVSRSVQTVAAGAEQMGASIREISQNAAEAARVAAQAVTEAETTTATVTKLGESSRQIGDVIKVITSIAEQTNLLALNATIEAARAGEAGKGFAVVANEVKELAQETAKATEDIARRVEAIQGDSTGAVAAIGRISTVIGQINDYQTTIASAVEEQTATTSEMSRSVSEAAGGTTQIAENISGVSGAADATTQALTQTRTAVDELSRMAVDLRTTVGRFTY; this is encoded by the coding sequence GTGTCCGACACCCTCAGCCCGTCCAGCTCCCCCGCTCTCCGCCGCTCCTGGTGGGGTGACCGCGGCGTCAAGGTCAAGGTCCTGACCGCGGTGATCGTCGCCGCCCTCGTCGCCACCGTCATCGGCGTCCTCGGGTTGCAGGCCCTCAGCTCAGCGGCCGGCAGGACCCAGCACATCTACGAGGTCAACCTGAAGGGCGTCAGCGCCATCACGGGCGTCCGCGGGACGACCAAGGACTTCCGGGTCGCGGTGCGGGACGCCGTCCTCGCCGCCGACCCGGCGGCGGCGCAGAAGGCCGTCGACCGCCTGACCGAGCTCGAGCAGGGCTTCGAGACCAAGCTACAGCAGTACACCGACTACACGGCCCCGGCGCCCGGCTCGGAGAAGCAGGCCCTGGTGGCCGAGATCGGGACGGCCTTCGCCGGGTACCTCGACGTGGCGCGGACGGAGCTCACCCCGCTCGCCCTGGTCAAGGACTATGCAGGCTGGGTGGCGGCCAACACGACCAAGGCCAAGCCGCTCGCCGATCGGGTCGAGGAGGCGGCGACCGCCCTCGTGGCGATGGAGGACGCCGAGGCAGCGGCCGCCGCGCAGGCCGCGGCCTCGGCAGCGACCGCCCAGCGGACGACCTCGATCGTCCTGCTGCTCGCCGGCATCGCACTGGCCACCGGGCTCGGTCTGGTCGTGGCCAGTGGGATCGCCCGGGCGACCCGCCGGGTGCAGGACGTGGCCGAGGCGCTGGCGGCCGGTGACCTGACCCGCACCTCCGGGCTGACCACGCGCGACGAGCTGGGTCGGATGGGCGCCTCGCTGGACACCGCGGTCACCGGGCTGCGCGAGCTGATGGCCTCGGTGGTGTCCTCGGCCGACGCGGTGGCCGCCAGCTCGGAGGAGCTGTCGGCGTCCTCGGCACAGATCTCGGCGTCGGCGGAGGAGACCTCCGCACAGTCCGGCGTGGTCTCCGGCGCCGCCGAGGAGGTCTCGCGCAGCGTGCAGACCGTGGCCGCGGGCGCGGAGCAGATGGGCGCGAGCATCCGCGAGATCAGCCAGAACGCCGCCGAGGCGGCACGGGTGGCCGCGCAGGCGGTGACCGAGGCGGAGACCACCACGGCCACGGTGACCAAGCTCGGCGAGTCCTCCCGGCAGATCGGCGACGTCATCAAGGTGATCACCTCGATCGCGGAGCAGACGAACCTGCTGGCGCTGAACGCCACCATCGAGGCGGCGCGGGCCGGGGAGGCGGGCAAGGGCTTCGCGGTGGTGGCCAACGAGGTCAAGGAGCTGGCGCAGGAGACGGCCAAGGCGACCGAGGACATCGCGCGGCGGGTGGAGGCCATCCAGGGCGACAGCACCGGTGCGGTCGCCGCGATCGGGCGGATCAGCACGGTCATCGGGCAGATCAACGACTACCAGACCACCATCGCCAGCGCGGTGGAGGAGCAGACCGCGACCACCAGTGAGATGTCCCGCTCGGTGAGCGAGGCGGCAGGGGGCACCACCCAGATCGCGGAGAACATCTCCGGGGTCTCCGGGGCGGCCGATGCCACCACGCAGGCGCTCACCCAGACCCGCACCGCGGTCGACGAGCTGTCCCGGATGGCCGTGGACCTGCGCACCACGGTGGGCCGCTTCACCTACTGA
- a CDS encoding methyl-accepting chemotaxis protein: MATTPSETGRRPAGGPLGFFRNLRTAQKLLAGFLVVVGLTAAVGFVGYTKLNQAASDAQGIYEQNLLGGMEVAEIRRTALQSRLELSGHALAATAEAKGKADTKIVDADTALDAAVQTYDTELSATERGLLDTFTAQWGQYRSIRDAELLPLSRVGDIATFNAVRSAKHTGIVDEAYAALDGLAAYQADEAEAAARSTARSADSAGLLILGVVAGAVGLGLGLALGLGRMIAAPLRRTVEVLQGVAEGRLDQRLDLHTRDEAGAMARALNTAVENMATAMRSIGSNAQTLSAASEELSATSAQMSTSAQESAAQAGAVSAAAEEVSSNVQTVAAGTEEMGASIREIATNAAEASDVAARAVTAVETTSATVTKLGESSAEIGNVVKVITSIAEQTNLLALNATIEAARAGEAGKGFAVVANEVKELAQETAKATEDIARRVQAIQGDTTAAVTAIEEISTIVAQISDRQTTIASAVEEQTATTNEMARNVSEAAAGASEIARNVTGVAQAAQETTSGASNTSSAAGDLSRMSAELQELVGRFRF, from the coding sequence ATGGCCACCACTCCGTCCGAGACCGGCCGGCGCCCCGCCGGCGGGCCGCTCGGGTTCTTCCGCAACCTGCGGACCGCACAGAAGCTGCTCGCCGGCTTCCTCGTGGTCGTCGGCCTGACCGCTGCGGTCGGGTTCGTCGGCTACACCAAGCTGAACCAGGCGGCCAGCGACGCCCAGGGCATCTACGAGCAGAACCTGCTCGGTGGGATGGAGGTGGCCGAGATCCGGCGTACGGCGCTGCAGTCGCGGCTGGAGCTGAGCGGTCACGCCCTGGCTGCCACCGCCGAGGCGAAGGGCAAGGCGGACACCAAGATCGTCGATGCGGACACGGCGCTCGACGCGGCGGTGCAGACCTACGACACGGAGCTGTCCGCCACCGAGCGCGGACTGCTGGACACCTTCACCGCCCAGTGGGGGCAGTACCGCTCCATCCGGGACGCGGAGCTGCTGCCGCTGAGCCGGGTGGGCGACATCGCCACCTTCAACGCCGTCCGCTCGGCGAAGCACACCGGGATCGTGGACGAGGCGTATGCGGCCCTGGACGGTCTCGCGGCCTACCAGGCCGACGAGGCTGAGGCCGCCGCCCGGTCCACCGCCCGGTCCGCCGACTCCGCCGGTCTGCTCATCCTCGGGGTCGTGGCCGGTGCCGTCGGCCTGGGGCTCGGGCTGGCCCTGGGGCTGGGCCGGATGATCGCCGCCCCGCTGCGGCGCACGGTGGAGGTGCTGCAGGGTGTCGCGGAGGGGCGGCTCGACCAGCGCCTGGACCTGCACACCCGGGACGAGGCCGGTGCCATGGCCCGCGCCCTGAACACCGCGGTCGAGAACATGGCCACGGCGATGCGCAGCATCGGGTCCAACGCGCAGACCCTGTCGGCGGCCTCGGAGGAGCTGTCGGCCACCTCGGCGCAGATGTCCACGAGCGCCCAGGAGTCCGCGGCGCAGGCCGGCGCGGTGTCGGCGGCCGCCGAGGAGGTGTCCAGCAACGTGCAGACCGTGGCGGCGGGCACCGAGGAGATGGGTGCGTCCATCCGGGAGATCGCCACGAACGCCGCGGAGGCCTCCGACGTGGCGGCGCGGGCGGTGACGGCGGTGGAGACCACCAGCGCGACGGTGACCAAGCTCGGAGAGTCGTCGGCGGAGATCGGCAACGTGGTGAAGGTGATCACCAGCATCGCGGAGCAGACGAACCTGCTGGCGCTGAACGCCACGATCGAGGCGGCGCGGGCCGGGGAGGCCGGCAAGGGCTTCGCGGTGGTGGCCAACGAGGTCAAGGAGCTGGCGCAGGAGACGGCCAAGGCGACCGAGGACATCGCCCGCCGGGTGCAGGCCATCCAGGGCGACACCACGGCGGCGGTCACCGCCATCGAGGAGATCAGCACGATCGTGGCGCAGATCTCCGACCGGCAGACCACCATCGCCTCCGCGGTGGAGGAGCAGACCGCGACCACCAACGAGATGGCCCGCAACGTCTCCGAGGCCGCGGCCGGCGCCTCGGAGATCGCCCGCAACGTCACCGGGGTGGCCCAGGCCGCCCAGGAGACCACCAGCGGGGCGAGCAACACGTCATCGGCGGCCGGGGACCTCTCCCGGATGTCGGCCGAGCTGCAGGAGCTGGTGGGCCGCTTCCGCTTCTGA
- a CDS encoding type III PLP-dependent enzyme: protein MTASMVRTGPAVELPAGWPEGLSPEVLGAIDLPTPFLACDLDMVADRFTRFRAALPRVRPHYAVKCNPAPEVLRTVAAQGAGFEVASLGELRMLQGIGVAPADVLYSNTVKPAAHVAAAAEAGLWRFAADSAGELGKIARVAPGSAVYVRIRVDDGGSVFPLSRKFGAEVHHARALLQQTERLGLRPYGLTFHVGSQCVETSAWRRAIASAGRLMRQLAADGIRLEMLDVGGGFPASYGAPVPSIDQIGTVVETSLDDLLPYQPPLLVAEPGRHMVAETAVMVASVLGREQRAGEEWLYLDVGAYNGLMETQQMGGRWPFPMWSSRHDHSAVDQVPVTVTGPSCDSSDTMFYGAPLPVTLAEGDRLFIASAGAYTLSYASSFNGFPPPGTHFTGG from the coding sequence GTGACCGCATCGATGGTCAGGACGGGACCGGCGGTGGAGCTGCCGGCCGGCTGGCCGGAGGGGCTGTCCCCCGAGGTGCTGGGCGCGATCGACCTGCCCACGCCGTTCCTCGCCTGTGACCTGGACATGGTCGCGGACCGGTTCACCCGGTTCCGTGCGGCACTGCCCCGGGTCCGCCCGCACTACGCGGTCAAGTGCAACCCCGCGCCGGAGGTGCTCCGGACCGTGGCCGCGCAGGGAGCCGGCTTCGAGGTCGCCTCGCTGGGCGAGTTGCGGATGCTGCAGGGGATCGGGGTGGCCCCGGCTGACGTGCTGTACAGCAACACGGTCAAGCCCGCAGCGCACGTCGCCGCCGCAGCCGAGGCCGGGCTGTGGCGCTTCGCCGCGGACTCCGCGGGGGAGCTCGGCAAGATCGCCCGGGTGGCGCCGGGCAGCGCCGTCTACGTCCGGATCCGGGTCGACGACGGCGGCAGCGTCTTCCCGCTGTCGAGGAAGTTCGGCGCGGAGGTCCACCACGCCCGTGCCCTGCTCCAGCAGACCGAGCGGTTGGGCCTGCGGCCGTACGGACTGACCTTCCACGTCGGCTCGCAGTGCGTCGAGACGTCGGCGTGGCGACGGGCCATCGCCTCGGCCGGCCGGCTGATGCGTCAACTCGCCGCCGACGGCATCCGGCTGGAGATGCTGGACGTCGGCGGCGGTTTCCCCGCCTCGTACGGCGCGCCCGTGCCGTCCATCGACCAGATCGGCACCGTGGTGGAGACCTCCCTGGACGACCTGCTGCCGTACCAGCCGCCCCTGCTGGTGGCCGAACCGGGGCGGCACATGGTCGCCGAGACCGCGGTCATGGTCGCCAGCGTCCTCGGGCGGGAGCAGCGGGCCGGCGAGGAGTGGCTGTACCTGGACGTCGGCGCCTACAACGGCCTCATGGAGACCCAGCAGATGGGCGGTCGGTGGCCCTTCCCGATGTGGTCGTCGCGGCACGACCACTCCGCGGTCGACCAGGTCCCGGTCACGGTGACCGGCCCGAGCTGCGACAGCTCGGACACGATGTTCTACGGGGCACCGCTGCCGGTCACGCTGGCCGAGGGCGACCGGCTGTTCATCGCCTCCGCCGGCGCCTACACGCTCAGCTACGCCTCCTCGTTCAACGGGTTCCCGCCACCGGGGACGCACTTCACCGGCGGCTGA
- a CDS encoding methyl-accepting chemotaxis protein yields MSRTSTDRRPGGWFADRPIAVKIGAVVGLLAVVVLATNLLAVVRISELRENQQTLYAENLLPLNALSEVQRAHAAHRARTLEYAVSTPERRVELREQMADKNADLAAGMDAYGPHVVAPEAMATFATDREQFLGLLETALFPAADRGDLAGFAAVQSTQLQPLLETMADALEAEGVAQSAQADARNAQAAADADAAVTLLLATAVGSVAAAGVLTVLVVRRLTRTVRSVQAAAEAMADGDLTVATGVVSRDELGRMAAALDSAQSALGEVLSGVVSSADAVAASSEELSASSAQISASAQETSAQSGVVAGAAEEVSRSVQTVAAGAEEMGASIREIASNAAEASDVAARAVTAVETTSATVTKLGESSAEIGNVVKVITSIAEQTNLLALNATIEAARAGEAGKGFAVVANEVKELAQETAKATEDIARRVQAIQGDTTAAVTAIEEISVIVGQISDRQTTIASAVEEQTATTNEMSRSVSEAAGGATQIAENISGVSGAAEATTQALTQTRTAVDELSRMAANLRTSVSRFTY; encoded by the coding sequence ATGTCGCGCACCTCTACCGACCGCCGTCCGGGGGGGTGGTTCGCCGACCGCCCGATCGCCGTCAAGATCGGCGCCGTCGTCGGCCTGCTGGCCGTCGTCGTCCTCGCTACGAACCTGCTCGCCGTCGTGCGCATCTCCGAGCTGCGCGAGAACCAGCAGACGCTCTACGCCGAGAACCTGCTCCCGCTCAACGCGCTGTCCGAGGTGCAGCGGGCGCACGCCGCCCACCGCGCCCGCACCCTGGAGTACGCCGTGTCCACCCCCGAGCGACGGGTCGAGCTGCGCGAGCAGATGGCGGACAAGAACGCCGACCTGGCGGCCGGCATGGACGCCTACGGGCCCCACGTCGTCGCCCCGGAGGCCATGGCGACCTTCGCCACCGACCGCGAGCAGTTCCTCGGCCTGCTGGAGACCGCGCTGTTCCCGGCCGCCGACCGCGGCGACCTCGCGGGTTTCGCCGCCGTCCAGTCCACGCAGCTGCAGCCGCTGCTGGAGACGATGGCCGACGCGCTCGAGGCCGAGGGCGTCGCCCAGTCGGCGCAGGCCGACGCGCGCAACGCCCAGGCGGCCGCCGACGCCGACGCTGCGGTCACCCTGCTGCTCGCCACCGCGGTCGGTTCGGTGGCCGCTGCCGGCGTGCTGACCGTGCTCGTCGTCCGCCGGCTGACCCGGACCGTGCGGTCGGTGCAGGCCGCCGCCGAGGCGATGGCCGACGGTGACCTGACGGTCGCCACCGGCGTGGTGTCCCGCGACGAGCTGGGCCGGATGGCGGCCGCCCTGGACTCCGCGCAGTCGGCGTTGGGCGAGGTGCTGTCCGGCGTCGTCAGTTCCGCGGACGCGGTGGCGGCCAGCTCGGAGGAACTGTCCGCGTCGTCGGCGCAGATCTCCGCGTCGGCGCAGGAGACCTCGGCCCAGTCCGGCGTGGTCGCGGGCGCGGCGGAGGAGGTCAGCCGCAGCGTGCAGACGGTGGCCGCCGGGGCGGAGGAGATGGGCGCGTCCATCCGGGAGATCGCCTCCAACGCGGCGGAGGCCTCCGATGTGGCGGCCCGTGCGGTGACCGCGGTGGAGACGACGTCGGCGACGGTGACGAAGCTGGGGGAGTCCTCGGCGGAGATCGGCAACGTGGTGAAGGTGATCACCAGCATCGCGGAGCAGACGAACCTGCTGGCGCTGAACGCCACGATCGAGGCGGCGCGGGCCGGGGAGGCGGGCAAGGGGTTCGCGGTGGTGGCCAACGAGGTCAAGGAGCTGGCGCAGGAGACGGCCAAGGCGACCGAGGACATCGCCCGCCGCGTGCAGGCCATCCAGGGCGACACGACCGCGGCGGTGACCGCGATCGAGGAGATCTCGGTGATCGTGGGCCAGATCTCCGACCGGCAGACCACCATCGCCTCCGCGGTGGAGGAGCAGACCGCGACCACCAACGAGATGAGCCGCTCGGTCAGCGAGGCCGCGGGAGGCGCCACCCAGATCGCGGAGAACATCTCCGGGGTCTCCGGGGCTGCCGAGGCGACCACGCAGGCGCTCACCCAGACCCGCACCGCGGTGGACGAGCTCTCCCGCATGGCTGCGAACCTGCGCACCTCGGTGAGCCGCTTCACCTACTGA
- a CDS encoding EAL domain-containing protein, with product MSWQLSAVGGGVIAVAYLAISVAVFAPLARSGQLLSNRLGTATGLIFFSCAVGHALHVVHLLPLPGAEAHDLHAVRDSWGWHDTFWALVTAAVAVYYWSLRRTYGALLGGGALFADLQEKEAALAANQELLAERTAALDALAVSEDRFRSAFADAPTGMALLSLTPGDLGRFVETNAALGRIVGHPPTRLRRTTVEDLSHPDDRAALRTAIEQLAAGELAHHLGQQRFRHADGAVVWADTSISVLRDGDGRPVHAVLQLVDVTGRREAEDQLAHHALHDGLTGLANRRLLADRLDQALTRARRRGTAVAVLFVDLDRFKTVNDSAGHTVGDALLRTAAQRLSAQLRAADCAARFGGDEFVVVCEDIGGDRELLVVAERLRDAMAAPFHVGSEQFTLGACIGIAVSARGQDSAEALLRDADLAMYEAKDRGRGSIVVFDGALRAALERRQRTEADLRAGITRDEMRLLYQPVVDTASGCLVGVEALVRWQHPTRGLLGPDAFIAVAEDTGLVVPLGEWVLQEACRQLAAWRRAGLDLTVAVNVSARQLADPQFPDLVAAVVTTSGVDPAAVCLELTETALLDATGATVATLRRLHAFGVRLALDDFGTGFSSLTFLKRFPIDVVKIDRSFVCDLVDDTSDAAIVAAVVTLGRSLGLQTVAEGVEHADQLTALRQLGCQLAQGYLFSAPTTAARVATLAVGHQPPASSGTVPSPRPTDRVGSGHPVA from the coding sequence GTGTCCTGGCAGCTGAGTGCGGTCGGTGGCGGCGTCATCGCCGTCGCCTACCTCGCGATCTCCGTGGCGGTCTTCGCTCCGCTGGCCCGCAGCGGGCAGCTGCTGTCCAACCGGCTGGGGACGGCGACCGGGCTGATCTTCTTCTCCTGCGCGGTGGGCCACGCCCTGCACGTCGTCCACCTGCTGCCGCTGCCCGGCGCCGAGGCGCACGACCTGCACGCGGTACGGGACAGCTGGGGCTGGCACGACACGTTCTGGGCGCTGGTGACCGCCGCCGTCGCCGTCTACTACTGGTCGCTGCGGCGCACGTACGGCGCGCTGCTGGGTGGTGGGGCACTGTTCGCCGACCTGCAGGAGAAGGAGGCGGCCCTCGCCGCCAACCAGGAGCTGCTGGCCGAGCGGACGGCGGCACTGGACGCGCTGGCGGTGTCGGAGGACCGTTTCCGGTCGGCCTTCGCCGACGCCCCCACCGGCATGGCGCTGCTCAGCCTGACGCCGGGAGACCTGGGCCGGTTCGTGGAGACGAACGCGGCACTGGGCCGCATCGTCGGCCACCCACCCACCCGGCTGCGCCGCACGACGGTCGAGGACCTGTCCCATCCGGACGACCGGGCCGCCCTGCGCACCGCGATCGAGCAGCTGGCCGCCGGAGAGCTGGCTCACCACCTGGGGCAGCAGCGCTTCCGACACGCCGACGGGGCCGTGGTCTGGGCGGACACCAGCATCTCGGTGCTGCGCGACGGTGACGGCCGGCCGGTGCACGCGGTGCTCCAGCTGGTCGACGTCACCGGACGCCGGGAGGCCGAGGACCAGCTGGCCCACCACGCGCTGCACGACGGTCTCACCGGGTTGGCCAACCGGCGCCTGCTGGCCGACCGGCTCGACCAGGCCCTCACCCGGGCACGCCGGCGCGGAACGGCGGTGGCGGTGCTGTTCGTCGACCTGGACCGCTTCAAGACCGTCAACGACTCCGCCGGCCACACCGTGGGCGACGCGCTGCTGCGCACGGCGGCCCAGCGGCTGTCGGCGCAGCTGCGGGCCGCCGACTGCGCCGCACGCTTCGGCGGCGACGAGTTCGTCGTGGTGTGCGAGGACATCGGCGGCGACCGCGAGCTGTTGGTGGTCGCCGAGCGCCTGCGAGACGCGATGGCCGCGCCGTTCCACGTCGGCAGCGAGCAGTTCACCCTCGGCGCGTGCATCGGCATCGCGGTCTCCGCGCGCGGCCAGGACAGTGCCGAGGCGCTGCTGCGAGACGCCGACCTGGCGATGTACGAGGCCAAGGACCGGGGTCGCGGCAGCATCGTGGTCTTCGACGGTGCGCTGCGGGCGGCCCTCGAGCGGCGCCAGCGCACCGAGGCCGACCTGCGCGCCGGCATCACCCGCGACGAGATGCGCCTGCTCTACCAACCGGTGGTCGACACCGCGTCCGGCTGCCTGGTCGGCGTCGAGGCCCTGGTGCGCTGGCAGCACCCCACGCGCGGCCTGCTCGGGCCCGACGCGTTCATCGCCGTCGCCGAGGACACCGGGCTCGTCGTGCCCCTCGGCGAGTGGGTCCTGCAGGAGGCCTGCCGCCAGCTGGCGGCCTGGCGGCGCGCCGGGCTGGACCTCACCGTGGCGGTCAACGTCTCCGCCCGCCAGCTCGCCGACCCGCAGTTCCCCGACCTCGTCGCGGCCGTCGTGACGACCAGTGGCGTCGACCCGGCCGCCGTCTGCCTCGAGCTCACCGAGACCGCACTGCTCGACGCCACCGGGGCGACGGTGGCGACCCTGCGGCGCCTGCACGCGTTCGGCGTGCGCCTGGCCCTGGACGACTTCGGCACCGGGTTCTCTTCCCTCACCTTCCTCAAGCGCTTCCCCATCGACGTGGTCAAGATCGACCGGTCCTTCGTCTGCGACCTGGTCGACGACACGAGTGACGCCGCCATCGTCGCCGCCGTGGTCACCCTGGGACGTTCCCTCGGCCTGCAGACCGTCGCCGAGGGCGTCGAGCACGCCGACCAGCTGACCGCACTGCGGCAGCTCGGCTGCCAGCTCGCCCAGGGGTACCTGTTCTCCGCACCCACGACCGCCGCCCGCGTCGCCACGCTGGCCGTCGGCCACCAACCGCCCGCGTCGTCGGGAACGGTCCCCTCCCCCAGGCCGACCGACCGCGTGGGGAGCGGACACCCGGTGGCGTAG